The sequence ATCCGCGCGGCGTGCGGCGGCGGTCCTGGGAGCGCGCGGCGCGGACGGGCCGGCGGGCGGAGGCGGGCATGAACTCGAAGAAGGCCATGGAGAGGGAATCCAGACGGCCGCCGAGGGGAGGCGAGGCCCCGACGGTGGTCCTCAAGGGGGACCTCCATGTCCTGGATCTCGGCGCGGGCCTGATGCTCGACGTGTTCATCAACGTCGAGGGGCGCCTGACGACCTTCGTCAGCCTGGATGGCCAGCTCATCGCGGAGCTCCGCGTCGCGGGCCTCGCCTGAGGTCCCGGGCCGATCAGGGGCCCGAGAACTCCCGGACGACGCGGAGGATGCCCTCCCCGTAGCTCGAGATCTTCGCCTGCCCCATGCCGCGCGCGAGCGCGAGGTCGTCGAGCGACGCGGGCCGGATCCGCGCGATCTCCCGGAGCGTCCGGTCGTGCGCGATGACGTAGGCGGGCAGCGACTTCTCCTTGGCGAGCGCGGCCCTGTGGGCGCGGAGCGCCTCGAACAGCGGCACGTCGCGCTCCTCGAGCTCGACGCCGGGCTCCGCCTGCGCGCGCGAGGCCGGCAGGGGGGCGCCCGGCGCGGGGCGCGCCGCGTCGTCGCGGGTCGCTGCGGACGCGAACGCCTGCGGGGCCGGCTGCGCGCGCGCCCGCGTGGAGGGCGCGGCCGCCGGCGGGCGCGCGGCGGGCGACGCGCCCGGCGCCGCGCGGCGCGGCCGCCGGCGCGCGGCGGGGACCGGGAGCCGCACCCGCGTGGGCACCTCTCCGCGCATCACGCGCCAGCCGGCCGGCGTGATGAGGGGGACGGGGAACTCGCCGGTCGTGAGATCGATCCAGGCGTTGGCGAGCAGCGCGCGGAGGATCGACATGGCCTCGTCGTGGCTCTTCCGCTCGAGGACGCCGAACGTCGAGAGCCGGTCGAGCCCCATGCGGCGGACGCGCTCGTTCGACTCGCCGACGAGCATCGACGCGACCGCCTGCATCCCGGCGCCGCCCTTCACCCGCGCGACGCCGGCGAGCGCCCGGCGCACGAGGTCGTTGTCCCGGGCGAGCGCGGCCGGGTCGCTCGCCTCGAGGGCGTCGACCTCCAGGCAGACGTCGCAGTGGCCGCAGCCGCCGAGCGACTCCGCCTCGTCGCCGAAGTAGCGGAGGATGAAGTCGTGCCGGCACGTCGCGGCGTCGACGTAGCGGAGCAGCTCTCGGAACAGCCCCCAGGCGCGCGCGGCGTCGTCGGCGTTCGCCTCGACGCCCCCCTCGCCGAGCTGGCAGAGCCGGCGGCGCAGCGCGATGTCCGCGGGCGCGAACAAGAGGAGGCCGCGGGCCGGGTCGCCGTCGCGCCCGGCGCGGCCGACCTCCTGGTAGTAGGCCTCGATCGACGACGGCGGCTGGGCGTGCACCACGAGCCGGACGTCGGGGCGATCGATCCCCATGCCGAAGGCGTTCGTGGCCACGACAACGGAGAGGCTGCGATCGGCGAAGCCCGCCGAGAGGCGCGCGCGGGACTCGGGGGCGAGCCCGGCGTGGTACGCCTCCGCGTTCCAGCCTGCATCGCGGAGCGCCTCGGCGAGGCGCTCGGCTCCCTTGCGGGTGGCGGCGTAGACGATGCCGGCCCCGCGGGGCCGCCCGGGATCGCCGAGGGCCTCCAGCAGCGCGCGCGCCGTGCGGCGCCCGGCCTCGCGCGGGCCGTCGACCGCCGAGACCTGCAGGTGGAGGTTGGGCCGGGCGAAGCCGCGCAGGATCACCTTGGGCGGCGGCTCTTCGGCGCCGCGCCCGCGCCCGCTCACCGCGTCGCCGTCGTCCGCGCCCTCGGGCGCGGGCAGCGGCCAGCCGAGCCGGCGGATGATCTCGTCGCGCGCGTCGGGGGTCGCCGTCGCGGTGCAGGCGAGGACCCGGGGCGGCCGGAGCCGCGCGAGCGCGGCGCCGATGCGCAGGTAGTCGGGCCGGAAGTCGTGCCCCCACTGGACGATGCAGTGCGCCTCGTCGACGGCGACGAGCGAGAGCCGGCTCGCGGCGAGCGCCTCGAGGAACCCGTCGAGGGCGAGGCGCTCGGGCGCGGCGTAGACGAGCTTGTACTCGCCGCGGCGGAGGGCGGCGAGGCGGCGGCCGTTCTCGTCGCGCGCGAGGCTGGACGCGATGAACGTCGCCGGGATGCGGCGCGCCTCGAGGGCGCGGACCTGATCTTCCATCAGGGAGATGAGCGGGCTCAGGACGAGCGTCGTGCCGGGCAGGGCGACGGCCGGGAGCTGGTAGCAGAGCGATTTGCCGCCGCCGGTCGGGGCGACCACGAGGACGCGGCCCGCGCCCCCGAGCAGGGCCTCGATCGCCTCGCGCTGCCACGGCCGGAACGCGGCGATGCCGAACCGCTCCGCGAGCACGGCGTCGAGCGACGGGGGCGGGCTCTCCGGCGGGCGCAGCGAGGAGGGGGCGAGGCGCTCGGTCACGATCGGCGAGGGGCGTTCAGCGAGGACCATGGCGGCGTCGTCGAGCGAGCGCCGTGCCTGCCGCGAGCCCTAGCATTTTCGCGCGCATGCGTCGCCCGGTGGGTGGCGGCGCCATGGCGGCGATCAGGCCTGGACGACGCCGATGCCCTTGGCGAGCGCTTCCATGTCGTCGAAGTGATAGACGTGGCGACCGTTGCGCCCGCCGAGCGCCGCGGCGACCATCGCGCCGGCGACGGTCCTCGCGTCGATGGGCCGGTACCTGCGCAGGCCGCCCTTCATCGTGAACCGGAGCGTCTGCGCCGCCGCGACGCCGATGGCCTCGCCCTTCCTGACCTCGCCCCGCTCGCCGAGGAGCAGGCTCGGCCTGAGGACGTGGACCGCCGCGAAGCTCGCCGCCGAGAGCTCCTGCTCGAGCTCGCCCTTCACGCGCAGGTAGAAGCTGGTCGAGCGCGGGTCGGCGCCCACGGAGGAGACCAGGACGAACTGCTTCACCCCCGCCTTCTCGGCGAGCCTGGCGATGGTGATGGGGTAGCGATAATCGATCTCGTAGAAGGCCTCTTCGGAGCCGGCCTTGGCGATCGTCGTCCCGAGCGCACAGAACACGTCGCTCACGCCGGCGAAGTCCGCGCCTTCGAGCCGGTCGAAGTCGACGATGCGCTGGGAGAGCCGCGCGTCCTCGATCGGGGCCGGGCGGCGGAGCAGGGCGACGACCTTCGTGTACGCTGGCTGTTGCACGAGGAGGCGCAGGCAGTGGCCGCCGACGAGGCCCGTTCCTCCCACGATGAGAGCTGTCTTGTCGACCGTCATGTCTTCCATGTCCGTGCGGAATCACCCGCGGAGAGCGCCGCCGCGGGGATCCACAGCCGTACCACGCAGCGTAACGCAAGCGGCGCGCGAACCATAGCGGCCGGCCGTGCGCGGCGCGAGCGGACCGACGGCGCGGCTCCCCCACGCTTCCTTTCCTGGTGTGTCCGGGCGCTACATGCTCTGTCCTTGGCCAGTCACGCGCCAGTCACGCGCCGCGCTGAGCCACGCGCCGCGCTCGCCCGGAGCAGCATAGACGGACGACCGCAGGGCTTCATCGAGCTGCTGGCTCTGGAGATGGCCGTACGCTGAAGGGGGGATGATCGCACATCTCCTGTGATCCCGCGGGCGCCTCTCGGAGCGAGCGTGCGAGATGGGCCTTGAGCGGGCCGCCCGCCTCCTGCGTCTCAGCGGCGCGGGGCCCGCGCGGCGCCTCACGTGAGCTGCGCGCTGGTGACCTTCTGCGAGCGCTTCGTGCGCTGGGCCTGCGAGCGCTTCGCGCGCTGGGCATGGAAGGCCTTGACCGCCATCGGGATGACCAGCTCCCGGTGCTTGGGTACCAGGTTGTTCGGCAGCTGCTCGACTGGCCACCAGGTGCCCGTGGCCGGGACCTCGGCGAGCTTCGCCTGATGGACCCGGGAGAGCATCCAGCCGCGCGTGGCGGCCGAGAAGTAATCGCCGACGAACGTGAAGTCGGAGATCGTCATCCCGACCCGGTGGAGGACGTGCTCGGGCTGCTCGCCCGGCGAGAGGACGCTGCCGGGGCAGCACCACTCTCCAGGGCCTGCCGCCGACGCTCCGCGCCGTGTCAGGAGCACCTCGAGGGCGCCAGAGTCCGCGTTCCTCCGGAGGCACACGGCGTCCGCGGCGAGGTGGATGGGGAGTCGGGAAAGAGCGTTGATGAGCGAGCTGCCGAGCGGCTCCCGTGGATCGACGTACCCGAGGAGCCAGCTGGCCATCGACTTGATGAGCCTCATCTGGGCACCCTCCGCGAGGGCGCGCGGCTGGGCCGCTGGAGCACCGCCCGCCGGGCGTTCAGGCGAGCGCGTCGGCGCTGCTCAGGGCTGGACGTCGTGCCGGGGTCGCTCTTCGCGCTGCCGCCGGGGCGGCGCGGTCGGGGCGATGGGATCGAGGTTCGAGTTGGATCTTTCATAGGAGGTTGCTGCGTTGGTGTGGTTGTGCGTTGTTGCGTCATGTTGCGCAGGTTCAGATCTTCATGTCGTTTCTCCTGGGATGTCGGGCTGCGCCGACGACGTTGAAGAGCCTACAATGCGCTCTGTTTCTTTGTCGTTTCAGTCGTGCAGCTCGGACGTGAATCATTGTCCTGCGTCGTTGCTCGCTGTCTCGCCGAGCTCCTGACGCCGGTGTTCGGGTGTCGTGCGTGAGAGTCGCTGGTGATCCGGGCAGCGCGAGCGCGCATGCGTTCGCCGGGGCATCGATGACATCGAGGTGTCAGCCGGGCAGTCGTCGCGTCGTCCGCGCTGGCCCGCCGGCCTCATCCTCCTCGGCCCCCTCGGTCACCTCCGCCTCGACGTCGATGACCTGCCATGACGCCGGTCGACCGCGGGACGCGCCAGCGCGCCCGTCGGCGCGCTCGCCGAACGGCCCGCCGCTCAGGTCGATGACCCTCATGCTGAAGAACGCGCCGTTGCCGGGGCCGTCCACGCCGATGCCGGCGGCGCTCGCCGCGGCCACCCGCCGCTCGAACCGCTCCCGCACCGCCGCTGCGATCCGGCGGCGCACCGGCGGGATCAGGAGCATGAGCCCTGCCACGTCGGTCAGCACCCCCGGCGTGATGAGCAGCGCCGCCCCGAGGAGCGCGAGGAGCCCTCCCGTGAGCCCCTCGTCCGGGACGCGGCCCGCCGCCAGCGCGCCGCGCCACGAGGCGAGCACCTTGAGCCCCTCGCGCTTCGCGAGCGCTGCGCCGAGGATCGCCGTCCCGAGCGCGATCGCCACGGTGGGCCAGAAGCCGATGACGTCGCCGATCGACAGGAGGAGCCAGAGCTCCAGGATCGGGAGCGCCGTGAAGAGCAGGATGAGCTTGCCCATGACCCCCGTCGTCTAGCGCCGCCCGCCGCGCCGCGCACGCGTGGGGCCGCCCGCCGCGCCGCGCACGCGTGGGGCCGCCCGCCGCGCCGCGCACGCGTGGGGCCGCCCGCCGCGCCGCGCACGCGTGGGGCCGCCCGCCGCCGGCCTCGCTGCCGAGCGCCGTCATCGCGCACCGCGGCACGCCGCCATCGCGCACCGCCCCGCGCCGTCATCCGCCGCCAGGAGTCCCACGAGGCCGGCTGCTCCACTGTTCCATGCTCCGCCATGGATCCTGCGCCGGAGTACCGGCCGCGGTGAGAGTGCGCTAAGAGCGCTTGCCCCGGAGAAATCCATGACGACTGTCCCCGTGGAGCAGGAAAAGGTGGAGGCGTGCCGCGCGTTTGCCGCCGACATCGCCGACGAGGTGCAGCGCTTCATCGACCGCCACACCACGGTCGGCGTCGAGCGCACCGTCGCCCGCGCCTACGGCGTGGTCGGCGCCGACGCCGAGGGGACGCCGCTCGTGAACGCGCTCGTCGATCGCATCCACAGGGCGGGGCAAGCCGGCCGCGGCGTCGCCTACCACCTGGGCCGGGCGCTCTGCGAGGGCGCCGGCTCGGTGCAGGAGGCCGCGGAGATGCTGGCGTTCAGCGAGGCGGCCGACCTCGGCGCGGGGCCGTCCGCGGCCGAGGCGCGCGGCGCGCTCGAGGCCGCGACGCGGGAGGCGATCGCCCGGATCGACAGGGCCCGCGACGAGCGCGAGGCCAACAAGGCGGCGCACCGGGTCGGCGTCGCGCCGCTCAAGTACGTCATCGTCGCGACGGGCAACATCTACGACGACGCCGTGCAGGCCAAGGCCGCCGGGTTCGCCGGCGCCGACATCGTCGCCGTGATCCGCGCGACCGCCCAGTCGCTCCTCGACTACGTCCCGGAGGGGCCGACCACCGAGGGATACGGCGGCACCTACGCGACGCAGGAGAACTTCAGGATCATCCGCCGCGCCGCCGACGAGGCGACCCGCGACACCGGCACCTACCTCGCGCAGACGAACTACTCGTCCGGCCTCTGCATGAGCGAGATCGCCTGGATGGCGGCGGTGGAGCGGCTCGACATGCTGCTCAACGACGCGATGTACGGGATCCTGTTCCGCGACATCAACATGCAGCGGACGTTCATCGATCAGTATTTCTCCCGGAGGATCATCGCGAGGAGCGGTATCGTCATCAACACGGGAGAGGACAACTACCTCACGACCGCCGATGCGGTCGAGAAGGCCCATACGGTGCTCGCGTCGCAGTTCATCAACGAGGCGTTCGCGCGGCGCGCGGGCCTCCGCGAGGAGCAGATGGGCCTCGGCCACGCCTTCGAGATCGACCCCTGGCTCGAGGACAGCCTCCTCTTCGAGCTCGCCCAGGCCCAGCTCGTCCGGCAGATCTTCGACCGGCACCCGATCAAGTGGATGCCGCCCACCAAGTTCAAGACAGGCGACATCTTCCACAGCCACGTCCACGACGCGATGTTCAACCTGGTCGGGATCACGACCGGCCAGTCGATCGAGCTGCTCGGGATGTTCAGCGAGGCGGTCCACACACCGCTCCTCATGGACCGGTATCTCTCGCTGAAGAGCGCCCGCTACATCTTCACGGCGGCGCGGCACCTCGGCGACGAGATCCAATGGAAGCCGGGCGGCATCGTCGAGCGGCGCGCCCGCGAGGTCCTCGACAAGGCGCATGAGCTGCTGCGGGAGGTCGAGCAGGAGACTGTCTGGGACGCCATCGGGCGCGGCGCGTTCGGCGACGTCAAGCGCACGCGCACCGGGGGGAAGGGGTACTCGGGGGTCGTCGCGCGCCACCCGGAGTACCTGAACCCGATCCTCGAGGTCCTGGAGCGG is a genomic window of Sorangium aterium containing:
- a CDS encoding oxidoreductase, whose translation is MEDMTVDKTALIVGGTGLVGGHCLRLLVQQPAYTKVVALLRRPAPIEDARLSQRIVDFDRLEGADFAGVSDVFCALGTTIAKAGSEEAFYEIDYRYPITIARLAEKAGVKQFVLVSSVGADPRSTSFYLRVKGELEQELSAASFAAVHVLRPSLLLGERGEVRKGEAIGVAAAQTLRFTMKGGLRRYRPIDARTVAGAMVAAALGGRNGRHVYHFDDMEALAKGIGVVQA
- a CDS encoding RecQ family ATP-dependent DNA helicase translates to MVLAERPSPIVTERLAPSSLRPPESPPPSLDAVLAERFGIAAFRPWQREAIEALLGGAGRVLVVAPTGGGKSLCYQLPAVALPGTTLVLSPLISLMEDQVRALEARRIPATFIASSLARDENGRRLAALRRGEYKLVYAAPERLALDGFLEALAASRLSLVAVDEAHCIVQWGHDFRPDYLRIGAALARLRPPRVLACTATATPDARDEIIRRLGWPLPAPEGADDGDAVSGRGRGAEEPPPKVILRGFARPNLHLQVSAVDGPREAGRRTARALLEALGDPGRPRGAGIVYAATRKGAERLAEALRDAGWNAEAYHAGLAPESRARLSAGFADRSLSVVVATNAFGMGIDRPDVRLVVHAQPPSSIEAYYQEVGRAGRDGDPARGLLLFAPADIALRRRLCQLGEGGVEANADDAARAWGLFRELLRYVDAATCRHDFILRYFGDEAESLGGCGHCDVCLEVDALEASDPAALARDNDLVRRALAGVARVKGGAGMQAVASMLVGESNERVRRMGLDRLSTFGVLERKSHDEAMSILRALLANAWIDLTTGEFPVPLITPAGWRVMRGEVPTRVRLPVPAARRRPRRAAPGASPAARPPAAAPSTRARAQPAPQAFASAATRDDAARPAPGAPLPASRAQAEPGVELEERDVPLFEALRAHRAALAKEKSLPAYVIAHDRTLREIARIRPASLDDLALARGMGQAKISSYGEGILRVVREFSGP
- a CDS encoding lysine 5,6-aminomutase subunit alpha; this translates as MTTVPVEQEKVEACRAFAADIADEVQRFIDRHTTVGVERTVARAYGVVGADAEGTPLVNALVDRIHRAGQAGRGVAYHLGRALCEGAGSVQEAAEMLAFSEAADLGAGPSAAEARGALEAATREAIARIDRARDEREANKAAHRVGVAPLKYVIVATGNIYDDAVQAKAAGFAGADIVAVIRATAQSLLDYVPEGPTTEGYGGTYATQENFRIIRRAADEATRDTGTYLAQTNYSSGLCMSEIAWMAAVERLDMLLNDAMYGILFRDINMQRTFIDQYFSRRIIARSGIVINTGEDNYLTTADAVEKAHTVLASQFINEAFARRAGLREEQMGLGHAFEIDPWLEDSLLFELAQAQLVRQIFDRHPIKWMPPTKFKTGDIFHSHVHDAMFNLVGITTGQSIELLGMFSEAVHTPLLMDRYLSLKSARYIFTAARHLGDEIQWKPGGIVERRAREVLDKAHELLREVEQETVWDAIGRGAFGDVKRTRTGGKGYSGVVARHPEYLNPILEVLERP
- a CDS encoding FxsA family protein, with product MGKLILLFTALPILELWLLLSIGDVIGFWPTVAIALGTAILGAALAKREGLKVLASWRGALAAGRVPDEGLTGGLLALLGAALLITPGVLTDVAGLMLLIPPVRRRIAAAVRERFERRVAAASAAGIGVDGPGNGAFFSMRVIDLSGGPFGERADGRAGASRGRPASWQVIDVEAEVTEGAEEDEAGGPARTTRRLPG
- a CDS encoding NUDIX hydrolase, translated to MRLIKSMASWLLGYVDPREPLGSSLINALSRLPIHLAADAVCLRRNADSGALEVLLTRRGASAAGPGEWCCPGSVLSPGEQPEHVLHRVGMTISDFTFVGDYFSAATRGWMLSRVHQAKLAEVPATGTWWPVEQLPNNLVPKHRELVIPMAVKAFHAQRAKRSQAQRTKRSQKVTSAQLT